The Cyprinus carpio isolate SPL01 chromosome A19, ASM1834038v1, whole genome shotgun sequence genome has a segment encoding these proteins:
- the LOC109051057 gene encoding LOW QUALITY PROTEIN: splicing factor, proline- and glutamine-rich-like (The sequence of the model RefSeq protein was modified relative to this genomic sequence to represent the inferred CDS: substituted 1 base at 1 genomic stop codon), giving the protein MSRNRGGFQHRGRGGIGMRGGMGNPNFRNQNQHPYQNRGPQMGGGFKPNLGNQPNQASAPQKPQEPSQNKPVVQSPPAQGPGLAQQSSNKGPSTQQTASPAQPKIPSPPPQNNVKTPDLGSPQNQARKNQPKVGVGNGQKPPVPVKKEAEQTPPPPPQQQQQIIKSADHSQPQELKATLSLLRKPGEKTYTQRCRLFIGNLPNDITEPEFRKLFAKYGEPSEIFINQSKMHTFIYIIYLRFXESRALAELAKAELDDIPMKGRPLRVRFATHSAALSVRNLSPFVSNELLEEAFSQFGMVERAVVIVDDRGRSTGKGIVEFSSKPAARKAIDRISDGVFLLTSSPRPIVVELLEQYDDEDGLPEKLAQKNPSYQKEREQPPRFARPGTFEFEYSQRWKSLDEMEKQQRQQVEKNICEAREKLEGEMEDAYHEHQANMLRQDLLRRQEELRRMEEMHSQEMQKRKEMQLRQEEERRRREEDMMRQREIEEQMRRKREESYRMGGFMDNRDREMRGNPSGGLGLADMAFGSPSQKFPMAGMNFEGHQGMGGQASGGMVPNEMRNERFLQGGPGGPRGMGGGNPGFGRVREEYEGSAKKPRF; this is encoded by the exons ATGTCTCGTAACCGTGGAGGATTCCAGCACCGAGGCCGCGGAGGAATCGGGATGCGCGGTGGCATGGGAAACCCTAACTTTCGAAATCAAAACCAGCATCCTTATCAAAACCGAGGACCCCAAATGGGTGGCGGGTTTAAGCCGAATCTGGGAAACCAACCCAACCAGGCCTCTGCGCCACAGAAGCCCCAGGAACCCAGTCAGAACAAGCCAGTGGTCCAGTCACCTCCGGCGCAAGGCCCAGGTCTGGCCCAGCAGAGCAGCAACAAAGGCCCGTCGACACAGCAGACCGCCAGCCCTGCTCAGCCGAAGATCCCATCTCCGCCGCCACAGAATAACGTGAAGACTCCGGACCTCGGGTCCCCGCAGAACCAGGCCAGAAAGAACCAACCCAAAGTTGGGGTGGGAAATGGCCAAAAACCGCCTGTTCCCGTGAAGAAAGAAGCGGAGcagacaccaccaccaccaccacagcaacaacaacagattATCAAGAGCGCCGACCACTCTCAGCCTCAG GAATTGAAGGCAACGCTGTCTTTGCTGCGCAAGCCCGGGGAGAAAACCTACACTCAACGTTGCCGTCTGTTCATCGGGAATTTACCAAACGACATCACTGAACCTGAATTCAGAAAATTGTTTGCAAAGTATGGGGAGCCCAGTGAGATTTTCATCAATCAAAGCAAA atgcatacatttatttatattatatatttacgtttttaGGAATCCCGTGCCCTGGCAGAGCTCGCAAAAGCTGAACTGGATGATATTCCGATGAAAGGCAGACCACTAAGAGTTCGTTTTGCCACTCATTCTGCTGCACTTTCTGTGCGCAACTTGTCTCCTTTTGTGTCCAATGAACTGCTGGAAGAAGCCTTCTCTCAGTTTGGAATGGTGGAGAGGGCTGTAGTTATCGTAGATGACCGTGGCCGCTCAACAGGGAAGGGCATTGTTGAGTTTTCTTCCAAGCCAGCTGCACGGAAGGCCATTGATCGGATCAGTGACGGAGTGTTCCTTCTCACATC gtCTCCTCGTCCAATTGTGGTTGAATTGTTAGAGCAGTACGATGATGAGGATGGTTTGCCAGAGAAACTTGCACAGAAGAACCCAAGTTATCAGAA GGAGCGAGAGCAGCCTCCTCGGTTTGCCCGTCCTGGAACCTTTGAGTTTGAATACTCCCAGCGATGGAAGTCCCTTGATGAGATGGAGAAACAACAGAGGCAGCAAGTGGAGAAAAACATTTGTGAAGCCCGTGAGAAGCTAGAAGGAGAGATGGAAGATGCCTATCATGAGCATCAAGCAAACATGCTCAGACAGG ACCTTCTTAGACGTCAGGAGGAACTTCGTCGCATGGAAGAGATGCACAGTCAGGAGATGCAGAAACGTAAAGAGATGCAGCTCAG GCAAGAAGAAGAACGCCGTAGGAGAGAGGAGGACATGATGCGGCAGAGAGAAATTGAAGAACAGATGAGGCGCAAACGTGAGGAGTCTTACAGAATGGGCGGCTTTATGGATAAT AGAGACAGGGAGATGAGAGGGAATCCTAGTGGAGGCCTGGGATTGGCTG atatgGCATTTGGGTCACCCAGCCAAAAGTTCCCAATGGCAGGAATGAATTTTGAAGGACACCAGGGAATGGGGGGACAAGCATCAGGGGGCATGGTGCCCAACGAAATG CGCAATGAGCGTTTCCTGCAAGGTGGCCCAGGGGGTCCAAGGGGCATGGGTGGTGGAAACCCAGGATTTGGCAGGGTCCGTGAGGAATATGAAGGATCTGCCAAGAAGCCACGCTTCTGA